The genomic stretch GTAAGTAGTTTTTCTTTGATCGTTTTTTTGTTTTTGTATGTGTGATAGTTTATTCTATGACATTCATTACATTCTAATTTTATCAAATTATCTTGTGACATATTATTATAATTATTTAATTATGAATTTTTAATTTTTAATAAATTATTTAATTTTGAATTTTGAAACTAATTCATAATTAATTATTAATCATTCAAAATTGTTTAGTGGAGCCATCTGTCGGATTCGAACCGACGACCTACGGTTTACAAAACCGTTGCTCTACCAACTGAGCTAAGA from Patescibacteria group bacterium encodes the following:
- the rpmG gene encoding 50S ribosomal protein L33 is translated as MSQDNLIKLECNECHRINYHTYKNKKTIKEKLLTKKHCKWCKKHTDHKETK